In Stanieria sp. NIES-3757, the DNA window TTTTAGTCAAATAGGAACATATTTAAAATATATTGGGCTTAATAATACCGAGCAAATCCAAATTATAGATACTAGTACCCAAAAAGTAATTAAAACCTTTGCTCAAAATGAGACAGCAAAGCAGCAACGCTCAGAATTAGTTGGTGGGGAAGAAATTGCCACAATTGCAAATGTATTAAAAGATGGGACTAGAAAAAATTTAGGTAGTGCAGAAATTATTCAACAATTACCAAATCTTAATAAGTTACAAGAATTATCTATTAAAGAATTTAGCAAAGAAAAAGAAGTAAAATTTTTCACTCTTTCTTTCATTTATCAAAATAGAGATTATCGAATGATCTCTATTCCTAATACTAATTTGGTTGGAATTGTTTCAATCGATTATAGAGAAATAGAAAGTGCTGGTAATGAAATAATTGGGGTTTTTCTTTTAATTGCTGTGCTTTTGTTGTTAGGTACCACTGTAGTTATTATTCTGCTTGCCCGTCAAATTGCTTCTCCACTTAAAGATTTAGTTGATAAAGCCGAGCAAGTAGCAGCAGGAGACTTAAATGTTATTGCTGAGCCTCAAGGCACAACTGAAACGAGAACTCTAGCATTCAGTTTTAACAACTTGGTTACTCAAGTAAAACAGCTACTCTTACAACAAAATGAATCCCTTCAAGAACTAGAACAAGCTCGCCAACAAGCAGAATTATTTGCTCGTCAACAGCAGGAAAAAAATGAAAGTTTACAACAAGAACTCATGGAATTGTTGGGAGACGTAGACGGTGCAGCTAGCGGTGATTTAACTGTTCGTTCTCGGATCAATGAAGGAGAAATAGGCATCGTTGCAGACTTTTTTAATGCCATTATTGAAAGTTTACGAGAAGTTGTAAGTCAAGTTAAACAAGCTGCGACACAAGTAAATACTTCCATTGGTATGGATCAAGGTGCAATTGGGCGACTTGCTGAAGAAGCTCTGCAACAAACAGACAAAATTGGTAAAACCTTAATGTCAGTCGAACAAATGACTCGTTCGATTCAACAAGTAGCAGAAAATGCTCAAACAGCAGCACAAGTTACTCAACTTGCTGCAACTAAGGCAGAAACAGGCGGAGCAAGTATGGAACGCACTGTTAGTAGTATTTTACAGCTACGCCAAACCATTGATGAAACGGCTGAAAAAGTTAAAAGTTTAGGGGATGCTTCTCAACAGATTTCACGAGTTATTTCTTTAATCAATCAAATTGCGATGCAAACAAACCTTCTCGCGATTAATGCCAGTATTGAGGCAGCTAGAGCAGGAGCAGAAGGAAAAGGTTTTGCCGTAGTTGCTGAAGAAGTTGGAGAATTAGCTACTCAGTCTGCCCAAGCAACCAAAGAGGTAGAAAAAATTCTCGCCAAAATTCAAAAAGAAACTGCGCAAGTAGTTGAAGCGATGGCAATTGGTACTACTCAGGTAGTTGAAGGTACTCGTTTAGCAGAAGATACTAAACAAAGTTTAGAACAGATTGTTCAAATATCTCGACAAATTGACGAATTAGTTCAATCGATTTCTAGTGCTACTGTTTCTCAAGCTGAAACTTCGCAAACTGTCGCCCAATTAATGGAACAGGTGGCTCGGGTATCAGAAAATACTTCTACCGCCTCTCGACAAGTTTCTTCTTCTCTAGAAAATACAGTAGCGATCGCTAGACAATTACAAGCGTCTGTAAATACATTCAAGACTGGAAACGACGAATGAAGTTCTAGTTGCTAGAGAGTGAAGTGGATCTTAGCTTAATTAACGACAGGGGAGATATGTCAGACGATAAAGAACTTCAAGTACGACTTCAATTTCTCGAAGAAGCACAAGAATATTTAGACACCATGGAGTCGGGATTATTAGGATTAGCTACCGGAAAGGTTAATTCCCAGACAATGGATGGAGTTTTACGAGCAGCCCATTCCATTAAAGGTGGTGCAGCCATGATGGGCTTCCAACAGTTGAGCCATTTAGCACATCGCCTCGAAGATTTTTTTAAAATACTTAAAGTCGGTAAACCAGAAGTAATAGATAGTCAGTTAGAAAGCTTATTATTATCTAGTGTCGATTTTCTCCGTCAAATAATTGCGCTGAATCGCAAACAGCAGAACCCTGACGAACAGTGGTTAGAACAAAATGTTAATCCAATTTTTGAACAGTTACACGAACGGTTAGGCGATCCTCAACCAGAAGATGCTGCTGCTCTACTTTCTGCCGAAATGGGAGAAGATATGAGTATTCTCATCTTCGAGACAGCAGTAGAAGAACTTTTACAAAAACTCGAAAACAGTCTTCAATCTCCAGTTACAACTAACTTGTTAGAAGAATTGCTCTTAGCTGC includes these proteins:
- a CDS encoding methyl-accepting chemotaxis protein, with protein sequence MTQNNSQQSQIEPKQSNIAKNIDLFKLVIKSFTQSESNLSFYLLKTVITVALFPLIIVSGIAYQIIHQSAEERINQQLIEHSLVTSQMTDEVLTDALARLNTIAQNPYVINSVRTASEQANRDKLPQLPIKQVEERFAATKLIQNNQIFNEYLKTTAKNSEFAEIFITEKNGFNVAYSELTSDFVQRDESWWQLANSQNKFIGESSFDESANSFSFPLVHSIRDPKSGEFLGVIRSILPFQAFSQIGTYLKYIGLNNTEQIQIIDTSTQKVIKTFAQNETAKQQRSELVGGEEIATIANVLKDGTRKNLGSAEIIQQLPNLNKLQELSIKEFSKEKEVKFFTLSFIYQNRDYRMISIPNTNLVGIVSIDYREIESAGNEIIGVFLLIAVLLLLGTTVVIILLARQIASPLKDLVDKAEQVAAGDLNVIAEPQGTTETRTLAFSFNNLVTQVKQLLLQQNESLQELEQARQQAELFARQQQEKNESLQQELMELLGDVDGAASGDLTVRSRINEGEIGIVADFFNAIIESLREVVSQVKQAATQVNTSIGMDQGAIGRLAEEALQQTDKIGKTLMSVEQMTRSIQQVAENAQTAAQVTQLAATKAETGGASMERTVSSILQLRQTIDETAEKVKSLGDASQQISRVISLINQIAMQTNLLAINASIEAARAGAEGKGFAVVAEEVGELATQSAQATKEVEKILAKIQKETAQVVEAMAIGTTQVVEGTRLAEDTKQSLEQIVQISRQIDELVQSISSATVSQAETSQTVAQLMEQVARVSENTSTASRQVSSSLENTVAIARQLQASVNTFKTGNDE